In Fimbriiglobus ruber, a genomic segment contains:
- a CDS encoding patatin-like phospholipase family protein, with protein MFVHSKLSVRAVVGMVGFLGLAAGCQLGLLPQRPVPLPPGVDPGDVRDVAAIPDPPQAHDSLVKKLSRQGELKKQARESERQKAADLSAQYTRAGEKAGLVGRLLFDRGAAAVAAAPEPKRYKLLALSGGGMFGAYSAGVVCGWSDAGTRPTFDVVTGISAGTLVGLAVYAGPEYNDQLRHLLTSVYNEDIYKIFPGVLGRVLARGGVASSEPLDRQLQQVMTPDYFEAVARAHEAGRRFYVGTTNVDTRRFVIWDMGAIAVKRTPEARTLYRKVALASASFPGFLTPVPITVDIDGKPYTEFHVDGGTARAVFFHPPPGADGAPIFGEDKLPDTDLYVVVAGKIYGDPVGTPPQAWSVGFRAVSTLLDSGTRSELFRMFSYSKYAGMNFHMNALRPDYEVPAQSMTFDPVVMSGLFLEGYNRARCEPAETLWDSEPPETDPRASLVTRQGTCLTAAPLAPAPLPTATETPNASPPVTPRPVGPRPSPRLPSSLIP; from the coding sequence ATGTTCGTTCACTCGAAGCTGTCTGTCCGGGCGGTCGTGGGGATGGTGGGGTTCCTCGGTCTCGCCGCCGGGTGCCAGCTGGGATTACTACCACAGCGGCCCGTCCCGTTGCCCCCGGGCGTTGATCCAGGGGACGTGCGGGACGTGGCGGCGATCCCGGATCCTCCCCAGGCTCACGATTCGCTGGTCAAGAAGCTGAGCCGCCAGGGTGAATTGAAGAAACAAGCTCGCGAATCCGAGCGGCAAAAGGCGGCCGACTTGTCGGCTCAGTACACCCGCGCCGGAGAGAAAGCGGGGCTCGTCGGCCGCCTGCTGTTCGACCGCGGGGCGGCCGCCGTCGCCGCCGCGCCCGAGCCGAAGCGGTACAAACTTCTCGCCCTTTCCGGCGGGGGCATGTTCGGCGCGTATTCGGCCGGCGTCGTTTGCGGGTGGTCGGACGCGGGCACCCGCCCGACGTTCGACGTCGTTACTGGGATCAGCGCCGGGACGCTGGTCGGCCTCGCGGTCTACGCGGGGCCCGAGTACAACGACCAGCTCCGGCACCTGCTCACGTCCGTCTACAACGAAGACATCTACAAAATTTTTCCCGGCGTCCTCGGCCGGGTTCTGGCCCGGGGCGGGGTGGCGTCGAGCGAACCGCTCGACCGCCAGTTGCAACAGGTCATGACCCCGGACTACTTCGAGGCCGTCGCCCGGGCGCACGAGGCGGGGCGGCGGTTTTACGTGGGCACGACGAACGTGGACACGCGGCGGTTCGTGATCTGGGACATGGGCGCGATCGCGGTCAAGCGGACCCCGGAGGCCCGCACGCTGTACCGCAAGGTCGCCCTCGCTTCGGCGTCGTTCCCCGGGTTCCTGACCCCCGTCCCCATCACCGTCGACATCGACGGGAAGCCGTACACCGAGTTCCACGTGGACGGCGGGACGGCGCGGGCGGTCTTCTTTCACCCGCCCCCCGGGGCCGACGGGGCGCCGATTTTCGGCGAGGACAAGCTCCCGGACACGGACCTCTACGTTGTCGTGGCGGGAAAGATTTACGGCGACCCGGTCGGAACCCCGCCGCAAGCCTGGTCGGTGGGTTTCCGGGCGGTGAGTACGTTGTTGGACAGCGGCACCCGGAGCGAGTTGTTCCGCATGTTCTCGTACAGCAAATACGCGGGCATGAATTTCCACATGAACGCCTTGCGTCCGGATTACGAGGTCCCCGCTCAGAGCATGACGTTCGACCCGGTGGTAATGAGCGGGTTGTTCCTGGAGGGGTACAACCGGGCTCGGTGCGAACCGGCGGAAACGCTCTGGGACAGCGAACCTCCCGAGACGGACCCGCGGGCCAGTCTGGTCACGCGCCAGGGGACGTGTCTGACGGCAGCCCCGCTCGCCCCCGCCCCGCTGCCGACGGCAACCGAAACCCCGAACGCGAGTCCGCCCGTGACGCCCCGCCCGGTCGGCCCGCGGCCGAGCCCGCGCCTGCCGAGTTCGCTCATCCCGTAG
- a CDS encoding helix-turn-helix domain-containing protein yields the protein MEVNFTESLSPDLPARLREARLAAGFSTREAAERLPEEQRVSHASIANYERGRSSPSLSTLAALADLYQKPTVWFLSFGPRLSGVCYRCRKSLLKKGDKAWYEANATLLLEAYVRLESELKSPLTAKAEITTLQGESPADLAHSIRQQLVLKDEDPIPSLVDVLERFGIRTIELATDLPIDGISARFGNEFVVVLNPNTPNDRCRMNAGHELIHIADGHCSDGVLPDTKETESRAYDGASHLILPDSQLRLAFRGQSMVRLVQFKERFGISLAAMIYRANKAGIVNDSTSKWLWMEFAKRGWRKQEPGYVRPDRATRFEQLVDEAITGGRLSWADAARLTNIREEDLRERRRFALGQAESVEDDDTDDDGGEPNENVLKFPR from the coding sequence ATGGAAGTCAATTTTACAGAAAGTTTGTCTCCCGACTTGCCAGCACGACTCAGAGAAGCCCGACTGGCTGCGGGCTTCTCCACTCGCGAGGCAGCCGAGCGGCTACCGGAGGAACAGCGAGTGTCCCACGCAAGTATTGCAAATTACGAGCGCGGCCGATCCTCCCCTTCACTTTCGACCTTAGCGGCGTTGGCGGACCTCTACCAGAAGCCGACGGTTTGGTTCCTAAGTTTTGGGCCGAGGCTCTCCGGTGTCTGCTACCGTTGCCGGAAATCTCTACTCAAGAAGGGTGACAAGGCGTGGTACGAAGCGAACGCGACTCTTCTTCTTGAAGCATATGTCCGGCTTGAGAGCGAGTTGAAAAGCCCGCTGACGGCGAAGGCCGAAATAACGACCCTACAGGGTGAGTCACCAGCTGACCTTGCCCATAGCATCCGCCAGCAACTCGTCCTCAAGGACGAAGACCCGATTCCGAGTCTCGTTGATGTACTGGAGCGATTCGGGATAAGGACCATCGAGTTAGCGACAGACTTGCCTATTGACGGTATCTCGGCCCGCTTTGGTAACGAGTTTGTGGTCGTGCTTAACCCAAACACGCCCAACGACAGGTGCCGGATGAATGCCGGCCACGAACTGATCCACATCGCCGACGGTCACTGTTCGGATGGTGTGTTACCGGACACTAAAGAAACGGAGTCCCGGGCTTATGACGGGGCCTCTCACCTCATTCTGCCAGACTCGCAACTCAGACTAGCGTTCCGCGGGCAGTCGATGGTTCGACTCGTTCAGTTCAAGGAACGGTTCGGCATCTCTTTGGCCGCGATGATCTACCGGGCCAACAAGGCTGGAATCGTCAACGATTCCACTTCGAAATGGTTGTGGATGGAGTTCGCGAAGCGCGGTTGGCGTAAACAGGAACCTGGCTACGTTCGGCCAGACCGCGCCACCCGATTCGAGCAATTGGTCGATGAGGCGATCACGGGTGGCCGGCTGTCATGGGCCGATGCTGCGCGGCTGACGAACATCCGCGAGGAGGATCTACGCGAACGCAGAAGATTTGCACTTGGGCAGGCAGAGTCGGTAGAGGACGACGACACCGATGACGATGGAGGTGAACCGAACGAAAACGTGCTGAAGTTTCCACGTTAA
- a CDS encoding DnaB-like helicase C-terminal domain-containing protein, with translation MSVPRPVSALDLARDRSRYDLDAKPERWLAGPPFDTLDIRPGRVLLFGAPPGAGKTTFALQLVTNLLDRYPALRCVVGNVETAAPVLLDKLLARFASVDFTAVMNRELLAIERQRIDDALRDRANLLDRLAFLDPPFSVPNLFGVMKGFDARLAVVDYVQRFAADDKEDRAKLDTVMSQIRTLADQGAAVLVISSVARQKNRNGGSTYGGLTLAAFRGSAELEFGADSAFLLHSDPVSGVSRLECVKERFGRQRDISLRFCGEYQRFDAGDLLDGFDAAPGPSTPAPAAGGTVTL, from the coding sequence ATGAGTGTCCCCCGCCCGGTCTCCGCCCTGGACCTCGCCCGCGACCGATCGCGGTACGACCTCGACGCGAAACCGGAACGGTGGCTCGCCGGCCCGCCGTTCGACACCCTCGACATCCGCCCCGGCCGGGTGCTGCTCTTCGGTGCCCCGCCCGGTGCCGGTAAAACGACGTTCGCGCTCCAACTGGTGACGAACCTTCTCGACCGCTACCCCGCGTTGCGGTGCGTGGTCGGGAACGTCGAGACGGCCGCGCCGGTGTTGCTCGATAAGCTGCTCGCTCGGTTCGCGTCGGTGGACTTCACGGCCGTAATGAACCGCGAATTACTTGCCATCGAACGCCAACGTATCGACGACGCCCTCCGCGACCGGGCCAACCTGCTCGACCGGCTCGCCTTTCTCGATCCGCCGTTTTCCGTCCCGAACCTGTTCGGCGTGATGAAGGGGTTCGACGCCCGGCTCGCCGTGGTGGATTACGTCCAGCGGTTCGCGGCTGACGACAAGGAAGATCGGGCGAAGCTCGATACCGTGATGAGCCAGATTCGCACCCTGGCCGATCAAGGCGCGGCCGTGCTGGTGATTTCGAGCGTAGCCCGTCAAAAGAACCGGAACGGCGGATCAACTTACGGCGGGCTGACGCTCGCCGCGTTTCGTGGGAGTGCGGAACTCGAATTCGGTGCCGACTCCGCGTTCCTGCTCCACTCCGATCCGGTATCCGGTGTGTCCCGCCTGGAATGCGTCAAGGAACGATTCGGCCGACAACGGGACATCTCGCTGCGGTTCTGCGGCGAGTACCAGCGGTTCGACGCCGGCGACCTGCTCGACGGGTTCGACGCCGCGCCTGGGCCCTCGACCCCGGCGCCGGCGGCCGGTGGGACGGTGACGCTGTGA
- a CDS encoding beta strand repeat-containing protein — MSANSLTRRLLTRALRGSKVATIRTAAPGLVGRPIEELEPRAVPATFAVVGSQLNLTLNTANESVAIVSAGSTYSLSLTGDTWSGTDVTGSDTGNGTSTLTVTAGVFTSGIDLQDAAAPAVAVNFNDSGANTYSDSIGVSLRNAAAAGVTFTGATTFTGSAALSAATTQGIAVNSGATVGTAAGDLTLAGNQQTPVSTGNFAGVAVSGTVSTAAGDILIQGQGGIGSAAGDPGVAVFGTVSAGGTGTVTITGTGGAGGGLLNYGVGITGSVTSGGGAISVTGTGTGNSEAVADAGTISTGTTDAPVTITADSLTFTVPFLSTGTINSGAGITTIQPRTPGTLINLGGAEALTGSPLTLGLPFADLAQITAGTLAIGNGTSGNLTVSAAVNLAANPTPISALALATAGTLTVSQPIAATGPGGSVTLTAGQSVDVAANVTGGGGGVQITGKGLAAVDSIGVTVETGAMVTTTDSGAVTVTGTGGAGSGFVDVGVDVSGTVTSGGTGTVMITGTGGAGSGNADYGVYVDGTITSGGTGAVSVTGIGGAGTGDAEVGVLVVGTITSGGSGAVSVTGIGGTGGGRSITGSWTWGLLPPRRPPLRSPSPPIAWR; from the coding sequence ATGTCCGCCAACAGCTTGACCCGCCGGTTGCTGACCCGAGCCCTCCGCGGGTCCAAAGTGGCCACGATCCGGACCGCCGCCCCCGGGCTCGTCGGCCGGCCGATCGAAGAGCTGGAACCCCGCGCCGTCCCGGCCACGTTCGCGGTCGTCGGGTCACAACTGAACCTGACCCTGAACACGGCGAACGAGAGTGTCGCCATCGTCTCGGCCGGATCGACATATTCCCTCAGCCTGACCGGCGACACCTGGAGCGGGACGGACGTGACGGGGAGCGACACCGGCAACGGTACGAGCACACTAACCGTCACCGCCGGGGTGTTCACGTCGGGCATCGACCTCCAGGACGCCGCCGCGCCCGCGGTCGCCGTGAACTTCAACGACAGCGGGGCGAACACGTACAGCGACAGCATCGGCGTGTCGCTCCGGAACGCGGCCGCCGCGGGCGTCACGTTCACCGGGGCCACCACCTTCACCGGTTCGGCCGCCCTGTCGGCCGCCACGACGCAGGGCATCGCCGTCAACAGCGGGGCCACCGTCGGCACGGCCGCCGGTGACCTCACCCTGGCGGGCAACCAGCAGACGCCGGTGTCGACCGGGAATTTCGCCGGCGTCGCGGTGTCCGGGACCGTCAGCACCGCGGCGGGTGACATCCTGATCCAGGGGCAGGGCGGCATCGGTTCCGCGGCCGGCGACCCCGGGGTCGCGGTCTTCGGGACGGTCTCGGCGGGCGGGACCGGGACGGTCACGATCACCGGCACCGGCGGCGCGGGGGGCGGGCTCCTCAATTACGGCGTCGGCATCACCGGGTCGGTCACGTCGGGTGGCGGGGCCATATCGGTGACGGGCACCGGGACCGGCAATAGCGAAGCCGTGGCCGACGCCGGGACGATCAGCACGGGGACGACCGACGCCCCGGTCACCATCACCGCCGACAGCCTGACTTTCACCGTTCCTTTCCTATCGACAGGAACAATTAACTCGGGCGCCGGGATCACGACCATCCAGCCCCGCACACCCGGGACGCTGATCAATCTCGGCGGGGCCGAGGCCCTCACCGGCTCACCCCTCACCCTGGGGTTGCCCTTCGCCGACCTCGCCCAGATCACCGCCGGCACGCTGGCGATCGGGAATGGCACGAGCGGGAATTTGACCGTCAGCGCGGCCGTCAACTTGGCGGCCAACCCGACCCCGATTTCGGCGCTCGCCCTGGCGACGGCCGGGACACTGACCGTGTCCCAGCCGATCGCGGCCACCGGGCCGGGTGGATCGGTGACCCTGACCGCCGGCCAGAGCGTGGACGTGGCCGCGAACGTGACGGGCGGCGGGGGCGGGGTCCAGATCACCGGCAAGGGGTTGGCGGCGGTAGACTCGATCGGGGTGACGGTCGAGACCGGGGCGATGGTGACGACGACCGACAGCGGGGCGGTCACCGTCACCGGCACCGGGGGGGCGGGGAGCGGATTTGTCGACGTAGGCGTCGATGTCTCTGGTACGGTCACGTCGGGCGGGACCGGGACGGTGATGATCACCGGCACCGGGGGCGCGGGGAGTGGGAACGCAGACTATGGCGTCTATGTCGATGGGACGATCACGTCGGGCGGGACCGGGGCGGTCTCCGTCACCGGGATCGGGGGCGCGGGGACCGGGGACGCCGAGGTCGGCGTCTTGGTCGTTGGGACGATCACGTCGGGCGGGAGCGGGGCGGTCTCCGTCACCGGGATCGGAGGCACAGGGGGGGGGCGATCGATTACGGGATCTTGGACCTGGGGTCTATTACCACCTCGTCGGCCGCCGCTCCGATCACCATCACCGCCGATAGCCTGGAGATGA
- a CDS encoding GntR family transcriptional regulator, whose translation MTRRPEPGSPWERHCPVAFPREWLDGARQLPAGFVRPASTYEADLITGRMTEAEFLRRTGKAAPPSPAAPGKKTRKGKPPPVLRKLAGWNRFLDGLAGREPRLHPLAVAVWCWLWKCERDGSALASERRLAERFGVGRDNLRARLRELLDEGFLVVIQKGVHGRSATEYRVRPTPKKPTSTTELNG comes from the coding sequence GTGACGCGCCGCCCCGAACCCGGCTCGCCGTGGGAACGGCACTGCCCCGTCGCCTTTCCCCGCGAATGGCTCGACGGTGCCCGCCAGTTGCCGGCCGGGTTCGTCCGCCCCGCCTCGACCTACGAAGCCGACCTCATTACCGGGCGGATGACCGAAGCCGAGTTCCTCCGCCGCACGGGGAAAGCGGCGCCCCCTTCCCCCGCTGCCCCGGGCAAGAAGACTAGGAAGGGGAAGCCGCCGCCCGTGCTGCGGAAGCTGGCCGGGTGGAACCGGTTCCTCGACGGACTCGCCGGCCGGGAACCGCGATTGCACCCGCTGGCCGTGGCCGTGTGGTGCTGGTTGTGGAAGTGTGAACGGGACGGTAGCGCCCTCGCCAGTGAGCGGAGGCTGGCCGAGCGGTTCGGCGTCGGTCGGGACAACCTCCGGGCGCGGCTGAGGGAACTGCTCGACGAGGGGTTCCTGGTGGTGATCCAAAAGGGCGTTCACGGCCGATCCGCGACCGAGTATCGAGTTCGGCCAACGCCGAAAAAACCGACATCGACGACCGAGCTAAACGGGTAG
- a CDS encoding helix-turn-helix transcriptional regulator, protein MTDIQRLRILPTEFDLPTEVDLSTVPIIAPLVVDAQRLGVMLDAKLRTVWTWNAAGKLPAPIRIGGRVLWRVDEIRAWIDAGAPNRVEWEARRAARK, encoded by the coding sequence GTGACTGACATTCAACGCCTCCGAATTCTTCCCACAGAATTCGATCTTCCCACAGAAGTCGATCTGTCCACCGTCCCCATCATTGCGCCGCTCGTGGTCGATGCGCAACGTCTGGGAGTGATGCTCGACGCCAAGCTCCGCACTGTTTGGACATGGAACGCCGCCGGCAAGTTGCCCGCGCCCATCCGCATAGGCGGCCGAGTGCTCTGGAGAGTTGATGAAATCCGAGCTTGGATCGACGCCGGCGCGCCTAACCGTGTCGAGTGGGAGGCGCGCCGCGCCGCCCGGAAGTAA
- a CDS encoding SOS response-associated peptidase has protein sequence MCGRFTITRPAREVQELFNLTELPEFLQPRYNAAPSQMIPVVGLKPNSEERGCVPMRWGFVPRWNKDEKGGFKPINAMRETVATNGVFRASFKDRRCLIPMDGFFEWQKVGKEKQPYLFRPAALAAFAGVWDAWKAPGSGEPVFTFAVITTTPNSIVEPVHNRMPVILDPACFAAWLDPNTPAAGALELLKPYPADKMTAVPVNRALNNARHDAPDCIEPV, from the coding sequence ATGTGCGGGCGATTCACGATCACGCGGCCGGCGCGGGAAGTCCAAGAACTGTTCAACCTGACGGAACTGCCCGAATTTCTTCAACCGCGGTACAATGCGGCCCCGTCCCAGATGATTCCCGTGGTCGGGTTGAAGCCGAACAGCGAGGAGCGCGGGTGCGTCCCGATGCGGTGGGGTTTCGTCCCGAGGTGGAACAAGGACGAGAAGGGCGGGTTCAAGCCGATCAACGCCATGCGTGAGACGGTCGCGACGAACGGAGTGTTTCGCGCGTCGTTCAAGGACCGCCGTTGCCTGATCCCAATGGACGGCTTTTTCGAGTGGCAGAAGGTCGGGAAGGAGAAGCAACCGTACCTCTTTCGGCCCGCTGCCCTGGCCGCGTTCGCGGGCGTGTGGGACGCGTGGAAGGCGCCCGGGAGTGGCGAGCCCGTGTTTACGTTCGCCGTCATCACCACGACCCCGAACAGCATCGTCGAACCGGTTCATAACCGAATGCCGGTGATCCTCGACCCGGCCTGCTTCGCCGCGTGGCTCGACCCGAACACACCGGCGGCCGGGGCGCTCGAACTCCTCAAGCCCTATCCGGCGGATAAGATGACGGCGGTTCCGGTCAATCGGGCTCTGAACAACGCCCGGCACGACGCGCCGGACTGTATCGAGCCCGTGTAG
- a CDS encoding DNA polymerase Y family protein: protein MGRPSPVVGFCDADAFYSSAEVVRRPWLKGLPVGVLGNQGACIIARSYPMKRAGVKVGMPIWEAKQACPDGIYIKRDFRWYEAISKRMLAELREHFSPRVENYSIDESFWAGYPCPGMDFQASAVHIRDHMLRVVGVPVTVAFARTRTLAKLFADTSKPFGAVAVLDQDRERELLAKLPVTEIAGIGARRAARLEPYGLKTCLDLARASRRLVRDLLTVVGQDLHDELNGIQVTPIRTQRTPHKNIARGGSLAGRVKDAFTLYGWLIRNVERLIEELHFHEVRPSTLTVYISYFEHPSAGGEVSLGVPSDRFDVIADAAKIGLGKAWRPGRQATHMHLIASKLKRAGSWQQGLFDMPDERAEALARVKREINETFGRFKIRSGATLYANDFYQDPANEYDVCDIRGKFCF, encoded by the coding sequence ATGGGCCGTCCTTCGCCAGTCGTCGGGTTCTGCGATGCCGATGCCTTTTACAGTTCCGCGGAAGTCGTCCGGCGCCCCTGGCTCAAGGGTCTGCCGGTCGGAGTCTTGGGGAATCAGGGTGCGTGCATCATCGCACGCAGCTACCCCATGAAGCGGGCGGGAGTTAAAGTCGGGATGCCGATCTGGGAAGCGAAACAAGCTTGCCCGGACGGGATTTACATTAAGCGAGATTTCCGCTGGTACGAAGCGATCTCGAAGCGGATGCTGGCCGAACTCCGGGAACACTTCTCGCCGCGGGTCGAAAACTACTCGATCGACGAGAGCTTTTGGGCCGGCTACCCGTGTCCGGGGATGGACTTCCAGGCGTCGGCCGTTCACATCCGGGATCACATGCTCCGGGTCGTCGGCGTGCCCGTCACGGTCGCCTTCGCCCGGACGCGAACCTTGGCAAAGCTGTTCGCCGACACAAGCAAGCCGTTCGGCGCGGTCGCTGTACTGGACCAGGACCGCGAACGGGAGTTGCTGGCGAAGCTGCCTGTGACGGAGATAGCCGGGATCGGCGCGCGGCGAGCGGCGCGCCTCGAACCCTACGGGCTGAAAACGTGCCTCGACCTGGCGCGGGCTTCGCGCCGGCTCGTTCGCGACTTGCTCACCGTCGTCGGCCAGGATCTGCACGACGAGTTAAACGGCATCCAGGTCACCCCGATCCGGACGCAACGAACCCCCCACAAGAACATCGCCCGCGGCGGGAGTCTGGCGGGGCGGGTGAAGGACGCCTTCACGCTCTACGGGTGGCTCATCCGGAACGTGGAACGGCTCATTGAGGAACTGCATTTCCACGAGGTCCGGCCGTCGACCCTCACTGTCTACATCAGCTATTTCGAGCACCCGTCCGCGGGCGGGGAAGTGAGCCTGGGCGTTCCCTCGGATCGGTTCGACGTGATCGCGGACGCGGCCAAGATCGGCCTGGGGAAAGCGTGGCGGCCGGGCCGACAGGCGACACACATGCACCTGATCGCATCGAAGCTCAAGCGGGCCGGTTCGTGGCAACAGGGGTTGTTCGACATGCCCGACGAGCGCGCCGAGGCACTGGCCCGGGTCAAGCGGGAAATCAACGAGACGTTCGGCCGGTTCAAGATTCGGTCGGGGGCGACTCTCTACGCGAACGACTTTTACCAAGACCCGGCCAACGAATACGACGTGTGCGACATCCGGGGCAAGTTCTGCTTCTGA